The following are encoded in a window of Bacillus sp. SORGH_AS_0510 genomic DNA:
- a CDS encoding carbohydrate ABC transporter permease has protein sequence MTRLINWKQLFKVVFLSLFLVFTVFPLYWIFITSLKPGKDMFTFPIHYWPETITFENYIDIFKISNFGIYITNSLILSVVAGVFSLLIAMLSGYVLARFEFKGKSQVIFAFFITQMIPLFIGLAPLYLLMSKLQLLNKLPSLMLMYTVMMVPFCTVIMKGFFERIPSTLEEAAMIDGCSRLTALFKVIIPVMLPGIAATFIFAFVQCWNELFLAIMFIDKEEAKTIPVAMNSFITKYDIDWGSMSAATVLSVIPTLILFAFAQKYIVEGMTQGSVKG, from the coding sequence ATGACGAGGCTCATCAATTGGAAGCAGCTGTTTAAGGTGGTTTTTCTCTCCTTGTTCCTTGTCTTTACGGTGTTTCCGCTTTACTGGATTTTCATTACATCGCTAAAACCGGGAAAGGACATGTTTACCTTCCCGATTCATTATTGGCCGGAAACTATTACGTTTGAAAATTATATTGATATTTTTAAAATCTCTAATTTTGGTATTTATATCACGAATAGCCTGATTTTGTCGGTGGTTGCTGGGGTGTTCTCACTTCTCATTGCGATGCTGAGCGGCTATGTCCTGGCACGCTTTGAGTTTAAAGGGAAATCACAAGTGATTTTTGCCTTTTTTATTACGCAAATGATCCCGTTATTCATAGGGTTAGCGCCATTATATTTATTGATGTCAAAGCTTCAGCTACTTAACAAGTTGCCTTCTCTTATGTTGATGTATACGGTCATGATGGTTCCTTTTTGTACAGTGATTATGAAGGGGTTCTTCGAACGTATTCCATCTACCCTTGAAGAAGCGGCCATGATTGACGGGTGCTCGAGGCTGACGGCATTGTTTAAAGTCATCATTCCGGTGATGCTGCCGGGAATTGCAGCGACCTTTATTTTCGCATTTGTTCAATGCTGGAACGAGCTGTTCCTAGCGATTATGTTCATAGATAAAGAAGAAGCGAAGACCATTCCAGTTGCAATGAACTCCTTTATTACCAAATACGATATCGACTGGGGATCCATGTCCGCAGCCACCGTCCTATCCGTGATTCCAACCCTCATCCTGTTCGCCTTTGCGCAAAAATACATCGTCGAAGGCATGACGCAAGGATCCGTCAAGGGGTAA
- the murQ gene encoding N-acetylmuramic acid 6-phosphate etherase yields the protein MNLKKLTTEQLNEKSTSIDLLTSLEIAHVMNEEDEMVAKAIKTELPMIAKLIDAAVTVIQGNGRVFYIGSGSSGRLGVLDASELPPTFNLEHNQFIGIIAGGDEALRKSKPAMEDSESEGEAALKAHSITSKDLVIGLTASGRTPFVKGALQYAAAKQAYTGLICCNKNAEISPLVQVAVEIETGPEVIAGSTRLKAGTAQKMALNIFSTATMIRVGKVYKNLMVDLSVSNEKLRDRAIRIVQEATGVTFKEAAEAFATSNEQVKTAIVQLLTGASIEDIDKKLVKHKGKVRAVLAEFE from the coding sequence ATGAATTTAAAAAAACTGACAACCGAGCAATTGAACGAGAAATCAACCAGTATTGATCTTTTAACCTCTCTTGAGATTGCCCATGTAATGAATGAGGAAGATGAAATGGTGGCAAAGGCCATTAAGACAGAGCTTCCGATGATAGCTAAGCTAATAGATGCTGCAGTTACTGTTATTCAAGGAAATGGGCGTGTGTTTTATATTGGATCAGGCTCTAGCGGCCGTCTTGGTGTTTTGGATGCTTCGGAATTACCGCCAACCTTTAATCTCGAGCATAACCAATTTATCGGCATTATCGCGGGTGGAGACGAAGCGCTTAGAAAGTCGAAGCCCGCTATGGAAGACAGTGAATCCGAAGGTGAAGCAGCACTGAAGGCCCATTCCATTACCTCTAAGGATCTGGTTATTGGGTTAACTGCGAGTGGACGGACGCCATTTGTTAAAGGAGCATTGCAGTATGCCGCAGCAAAACAGGCCTATACAGGTTTGATTTGCTGTAATAAAAACGCTGAAATCTCACCTCTTGTGCAGGTAGCTGTAGAAATAGAGACGGGACCAGAAGTGATTGCAGGATCGACGCGGTTAAAGGCAGGGACAGCTCAAAAAATGGCATTAAATATTTTTTCTACTGCTACGATGATTAGAGTAGGAAAGGTCTATAAGAACTTAATGGTTGATTTAAGTGTAAGCAATGAAAAACTACGTGACCGGGCGATTAGGATTGTTCAAGAAGCAACGGGGGTCACATTTAAAGAAGCAGCAGAAGCATTCGCAACCTCCAATGAACAAGTTAAAACAGCGATAGTACAACTTTTAACAGGTGCATCTATCGAAGATATTGATAAGAAGCTTGTTAAGCATAAAGGGAAGGTACGTGCTGTTTTAGCCGAATTTGAATAA
- a CDS encoding DUF3231 family protein, with amino-acid sequence MPEVPALASSEIGTLWMTYQQKTMIKHMLKYFIEKADDQAAKKILTDLHEEISPYIEQMAQLFQSEGVPTPIGFTEQDINIEVPRLYENGFDIMFVRMVKEISMAMHTLNITMSYRDDIIQLYRNLTSITQKYYHQCTKYLLEQGLIPRSPYVSTTKNVEFVKDTNYLGGFNPISGKRSLNTVELAHIYHAIESNVTGMQMIFGFAQSAENKDVRKFFTKGGELAQAIIKEMSEVILENNIPVPATAGGNYTTSTLAPFSDKIMMYCISLFCSFSLGGNSVGTAFSLRNDLPAKFSIFMKDIFEYAHEGAKIMIKHGWMEEPPQTVEPK; translated from the coding sequence ATGCCTGAAGTGCCCGCTTTAGCTTCATCTGAGATCGGAACACTATGGATGACCTATCAACAAAAGACGATGATTAAGCATATGTTAAAGTATTTTATTGAAAAAGCAGACGACCAAGCTGCCAAGAAAATATTGACCGACTTACACGAAGAAATTAGTCCGTATATAGAGCAGATGGCTCAACTTTTTCAAAGTGAAGGGGTCCCTACTCCAATAGGATTTACGGAACAAGATATCAATATAGAAGTCCCAAGGCTTTATGAAAATGGGTTTGATATCATGTTCGTCCGGATGGTTAAAGAAATTAGCATGGCGATGCATACCTTAAACATCACCATGTCTTATCGTGATGATATCATCCAACTGTACCGGAATCTAACAAGTATCACACAAAAATATTATCACCAGTGTACAAAATACCTGCTGGAACAGGGGCTTATTCCCCGTTCCCCATATGTTTCAACAACGAAAAATGTGGAGTTTGTCAAGGATACCAACTATTTAGGTGGATTTAACCCGATTAGTGGAAAACGCTCCCTCAATACGGTGGAGCTTGCACATATCTATCATGCTATCGAGTCCAATGTGACAGGCATGCAAATGATTTTCGGATTTGCCCAAAGTGCGGAAAATAAGGATGTGCGTAAATTTTTCACAAAGGGTGGAGAGTTGGCCCAGGCTATCATTAAAGAGATGAGTGAAGTCATATTGGAAAATAATATCCCTGTGCCGGCAACTGCCGGTGGGAATTACACGACATCTACTCTTGCGCCGTTCTCAGATAAAATTATGATGTATTGTATTAGTCTATTCTGCAGTTTTTCATTAGGCGGGAACTCTGTTGGGACAGCGTTCAGCCTTCGAAATGATCTGCCGGCTAAATTCTCCATTTTTATGAAAGATATTTTCGAATATGCGCATGAAGGTGCCAAAATCATGATTAAGCATGGCTGGATGGAAGAACCGCCGCAAACGGTAGAGCCGAAATAA
- a CDS encoding sigma-70 family RNA polymerase sigma factor, translating into MQLEDVFKENLNDLYRYLYSLSKDHFAAEDLVQEAFYRAYVSIEDYEIKNIRAWLFKVAYHAFIDFQRKHKRVIFEQEMDERVDIKQSTPEKEMLEKESLGLLLRDINSLQENEKHAVLLCDLHDLPYQEAANILDLKLNTLKSHLYRGRKKLVDKVKGREKTDE; encoded by the coding sequence GTGCAGCTTGAAGATGTATTTAAAGAGAATCTAAATGATTTGTATCGGTATCTCTATTCCCTTTCTAAAGACCATTTTGCAGCAGAAGATCTTGTCCAAGAGGCTTTTTACAGGGCTTATGTGTCTATTGAAGATTATGAAATAAAAAATATTAGGGCTTGGTTATTTAAGGTTGCTTACCATGCTTTCATTGATTTCCAAAGGAAGCATAAACGAGTCATTTTTGAACAAGAAATGGATGAACGGGTGGATATTAAACAAAGTACACCGGAGAAGGAAATGCTCGAGAAGGAATCATTAGGCTTATTGTTAAGGGATATTAATAGCCTGCAAGAGAATGAAAAGCACGCAGTACTGTTATGTGATCTGCATGATCTTCCTTATCAGGAAGCCGCAAATATCCTTGATTTAAAATTAAACACATTAAAAAGCCACTTATATAGAGGACGAAAGAAATTGGTAGACAAAGTGAAAGGAAGGGAAAAGACAGATGAGTGA
- a CDS encoding anti-sigma factor gives MSDKMNPNDDELYQKFIKNTKQEFKTSHILTEEAQRTIINAGKNHARLTNIFISLAVLLLIIPVMTLITYFYYAIGGRADKLIEVASNTIYVTEPNINLEKIKIEDDIGLFSMHLLFDVNKRIGKEDYKAGAYDIFFALDQPNFPKKTSLLERPLPEIPSVETETLLHPNAKVPFDSGDEWNILKGLPDGTVAEVYVSFSTLHNPEEIKQIMPKETEVRWLAVDTGLEEKQVDKEGVPITALGYPAQVDSTIWSPFNGREQTNEEVFMDILTQLSKNEEVATKVARAKSLELKERIDYIKKHGIQVYGAVVTGPTSELRKLEQMKDVRAIKVGEVKLWNWK, from the coding sequence ATGAGTGATAAGATGAATCCGAATGATGATGAACTCTATCAAAAATTTATTAAAAATACGAAACAGGAATTTAAGACGAGTCATATTCTTACTGAAGAAGCTCAACGAACCATTATTAATGCAGGGAAGAATCATGCACGATTAACGAATATTTTCATTAGTCTTGCCGTCCTGTTACTGATCATCCCAGTCATGACACTCATCACCTATTTTTATTACGCAATCGGAGGAAGGGCTGACAAGCTTATTGAGGTTGCTTCAAATACGATCTACGTAACGGAGCCTAATATCAATTTGGAAAAAATAAAAATTGAGGACGACATAGGGTTATTTTCCATGCATCTCCTGTTTGATGTGAATAAACGGATAGGAAAAGAGGACTATAAAGCCGGAGCCTATGATATTTTCTTCGCTTTAGATCAACCCAATTTCCCTAAAAAAACGTCCCTTTTAGAACGGCCGCTGCCGGAAATTCCTAGTGTTGAAACAGAAACATTGCTCCATCCAAATGCGAAGGTTCCGTTTGATAGCGGCGATGAATGGAATATATTAAAGGGGCTTCCAGATGGCACGGTTGCCGAAGTGTATGTATCGTTCTCCACCTTGCATAATCCAGAGGAAATCAAACAAATCATGCCAAAGGAAACAGAGGTGCGTTGGTTAGCGGTGGATACAGGGCTTGAGGAAAAACAGGTCGACAAGGAAGGTGTACCAATCACTGCTCTTGGCTATCCTGCCCAAGTTGACTCAACCATTTGGTCTCCTTTTAACGGCAGAGAACAAACCAATGAAGAAGTGTTCATGGATATTCTTACACAGCTTTCAAAGAATGAAGAAGTGGCAACAAAAGTAGCTAGAGCCAAGTCGCTTGAATTAAAAGAACGGATTGATTATATAAAGAAACATGGTATTCAAGTATATGGTGCTGTAGTGACTGGACCAACATCCGAACTTAGAAAGTTAGAGCAAATGAAGGATGTTCGGGCTATAAAGGTAGGGGAGGTAAAACTATGGAACTGGAAATAA
- a CDS encoding DUF6241 domain-containing protein, whose amino-acid sequence MKKVWIIPSIVLLVLIGGIYGANKVINSEAVSGNKQDKVAVETVDDSTTPEDKDSEQTDTIGGIQYDIGIDNTSSEYKVIEVMHKMTHQKVKAEEKWGAIPMIPETINRVYEIVNNSDFDRKDQLLAILKKWKAGNFAAVDDDHNYFWQYQGGTVGQATGILSKAEEETFILNNFGDNIAKEVSSQ is encoded by the coding sequence GTGAAGAAAGTGTGGATTATTCCGTCCATTGTTTTACTAGTTTTAATTGGCGGCATCTATGGAGCCAATAAAGTTATCAACAGCGAGGCCGTCTCCGGAAACAAACAAGACAAAGTGGCTGTGGAAACTGTGGATGATTCAACTACTCCTGAGGATAAGGACAGCGAACAAACAGATACAATTGGCGGCATTCAGTATGATATCGGGATTGACAATACCAGCTCAGAATATAAAGTCATTGAAGTCATGCATAAAATGACGCACCAAAAGGTAAAGGCTGAGGAAAAATGGGGTGCCATTCCCATGATACCTGAAACCATTAACCGAGTGTATGAGATTGTGAATAACAGTGACTTTGACCGAAAAGACCAATTGCTGGCCATTCTTAAAAAATGGAAAGCAGGTAATTTTGCGGCAGTCGATGACGACCACAACTATTTCTGGCAATACCAAGGTGGTACTGTCGGGCAAGCAACTGGCATTTTAAGCAAAGCAGAAGAAGAAACGTTCATCCTGAATAACTTTGGTGATAACATCGCAAAAGAAGTAAGCTCCCAGTAG
- a CDS encoding M20/M25/M40 family metallo-hydrolase, protein MLQCREDVLAFTKQLVNIESVVNTYGEKAIAQSLYSLISSWPYFSQNPSQLVLEQTHNDLQERYNVLAFVKGTKGSSNRTVILMGHTDTVGIEDFTHLKDQACFPDELMESLKNEELPTSAKDHLQSGDWLFGRGVLDMKSGVASHLYLLKYYSEHPEELDGNLVLLAECDEEDSSHGVLSALKTLKRWKNEHDFAYCAAINADFVAPRYEGDDNRYIYKGTVGKLLPSFFITGAETHVGSAFEGLDPNFIAAELTRQINYNPELCNEALGETTVPPVSLKQTDLKPSYTVQTALAAYVYYNFFIHSWSPKDVLEKLRIQADIAFTNALMSFEERYKQFSALSGEPYVKHPWKSRVMTYEEMEQLLVEEHGEAFTSHMNEFKEKLVNNPELDTRMFAARVVEEAWKWMKDKSPAIILFYSSLYSPRIELSGKTEDEWNLIHALDEAVEEMQPHYPHPIVTRNFFPYISDMSFVALSDDDAGIKAETNNNPGWGTKLFVDYQDIRDINVPVINIGPYGLDAHKKLERMEMTYSLEVVPNLTNLVIQKVLNK, encoded by the coding sequence ATGTTGCAATGTCGTGAGGATGTCCTGGCATTCACAAAACAGCTCGTAAACATTGAAAGTGTCGTTAATACCTATGGGGAAAAAGCCATTGCCCAGTCTTTATATTCTTTGATTTCCTCTTGGCCCTATTTTTCACAGAATCCAAGTCAACTTGTGTTAGAGCAAACCCACAACGATCTTCAAGAACGTTATAATGTACTTGCATTTGTCAAAGGAACAAAGGGTTCGAGCAATCGCACCGTGATCCTTATGGGGCATACGGATACAGTCGGTATCGAGGATTTTACCCATCTGAAGGATCAGGCCTGCTTTCCAGATGAGCTGATGGAATCCTTGAAAAATGAAGAGCTGCCAACTTCCGCAAAAGACCATTTACAGTCCGGAGATTGGTTGTTTGGCCGCGGCGTTCTCGATATGAAAAGCGGGGTTGCCAGTCATCTCTATCTCTTAAAATATTACTCTGAACACCCAGAAGAATTAGACGGAAACCTGGTTCTTTTAGCAGAATGTGATGAGGAAGATAGCTCACATGGTGTCCTTTCTGCTTTAAAAACATTGAAACGCTGGAAAAATGAACATGATTTCGCCTATTGCGCTGCGATTAATGCCGACTTCGTTGCGCCACGCTATGAAGGCGATGACAATCGGTATATCTATAAAGGCACAGTCGGAAAATTGCTGCCATCGTTCTTTATTACAGGTGCAGAAACACATGTAGGCTCTGCCTTTGAAGGACTCGATCCGAACTTTATTGCTGCCGAGTTAACTCGACAAATCAACTACAATCCAGAGCTATGTAACGAAGCTTTAGGCGAAACGACGGTGCCGCCTGTTTCGTTAAAACAAACAGATTTGAAGCCATCTTATACGGTACAAACAGCTTTGGCTGCCTATGTTTATTATAATTTCTTTATTCACTCCTGGTCTCCGAAGGACGTGCTTGAAAAATTAAGAATACAGGCCGATATTGCTTTTACTAATGCATTGATGTCTTTTGAAGAAAGATATAAGCAGTTCAGTGCATTAAGCGGCGAACCTTATGTCAAGCATCCTTGGAAGTCGAGAGTCATGACCTATGAGGAAATGGAGCAGCTATTAGTGGAAGAACACGGTGAAGCGTTCACTTCGCATATGAACGAGTTTAAGGAAAAACTTGTTAATAATCCCGAGTTAGATACGCGGATGTTTGCTGCACGAGTGGTAGAGGAAGCGTGGAAATGGATGAAGGATAAGAGTCCGGCGATTATTCTATTTTACTCGTCCTTATATTCTCCTAGGATTGAATTGTCTGGAAAAACAGAGGATGAATGGAACTTAATCCATGCCTTGGATGAAGCGGTGGAAGAAATGCAGCCGCACTATCCACATCCGATTGTGACGCGGAATTTCTTCCCGTATATCTCGGACATGAGCTTTGTCGCGCTGAGTGATGATGATGCAGGTATTAAGGCAGAAACCAACAACAACCCTGGCTGGGGAACGAAGCTTTTTGTTGATTACCAAGACATCCGCGACATCAACGTACCCGTCATCAACATCGGACCCTACGGCCTAGATGCCCACAAAAAACTAGAACGAATGGAAATGACCTACTCACTAGAAGTCGTACCGAACCTAACTAACCTAGTGATTCAGAAAGTTTTAAACAAATAG
- a CDS encoding ABC transporter substrate-binding protein translates to MKKFAILLAAAMMLLLSACGTEKADGEKSAKASSGKHELVKKGALTFSMTGQYPPLNFKKDGKLTGFDVEIGTEIAKRIGLEANPVTNPWETIIQGLKAKKYDAIIGSMTATPERDKQVDFTNPYYLSGAQIFVAEGNTDIQSKEDLKGKTIGVIQASTWKDMAEDLSDQVKGYPTDVNALQDLALGRLDAVITDKIVGVSAKNEKGLKIKAIGELLNEDRVSVAVAEGNKELADKINDAIQSMIDDGTYEKISMKWFNTNVMEK, encoded by the coding sequence ATGAAAAAGTTTGCAATTTTATTAGCTGCAGCAATGATGTTACTTTTATCAGCTTGTGGCACAGAGAAGGCTGATGGCGAAAAGTCAGCAAAAGCTAGCAGCGGTAAGCATGAATTAGTGAAAAAAGGTGCCTTAACGTTCTCGATGACTGGGCAATATCCACCGCTTAACTTTAAAAAAGACGGTAAATTAACTGGATTCGACGTTGAAATCGGAACAGAAATTGCGAAGCGAATCGGCCTTGAAGCTAACCCAGTAACCAATCCATGGGAAACGATTATTCAAGGGTTAAAGGCAAAGAAATATGATGCGATTATCGGAAGTATGACAGCTACACCTGAACGTGATAAGCAAGTAGACTTCACCAATCCTTATTACCTATCTGGTGCACAAATTTTTGTAGCGGAAGGCAACACAGATATTCAATCAAAGGAGGACCTGAAAGGGAAAACGATTGGGGTTATCCAAGCGAGCACATGGAAAGACATGGCCGAGGATTTATCTGATCAAGTAAAAGGCTATCCAACAGACGTCAATGCCCTTCAAGACTTGGCACTGGGCCGTTTAGACGCAGTTATCACTGACAAAATTGTTGGGGTAAGTGCGAAAAATGAAAAGGGCTTAAAAATTAAAGCAATTGGTGAATTATTAAATGAAGACCGTGTAAGTGTAGCGGTTGCTGAGGGTAATAAAGAGCTAGCTGACAAAATCAACGATGCCATCCAATCCATGATTGACGACGGTACATACGAAAAAATCAGCATGAAATGGTTCAACACCAACGTAATGGAAAAGTAA
- a CDS encoding amino acid ABC transporter permease, which translates to MVFLDNIISIFSEHGIAFLKASWMTISITAISLLFAMVIGIIFAAFKISTSKILNRIADIYIGIIRGTPLIVQIMFLYYGLANIVNLDSFTAGALALGIHTGAYIAEIFRGAVQSIDRGQMEAARSLGMNYSLAMRRIIFPQAFKRSIPALANQFIIGLKDSSLVAYIAVTDLYNTALSVQGENYMPFETYFVVGIYYLIIVFIFTWVANLIEKKLDVSKPKEVRGA; encoded by the coding sequence GTGGTTTTTTTAGATAATATTATTAGTATTTTTAGTGAGCATGGAATTGCTTTTTTGAAAGCTTCTTGGATGACAATCTCTATTACAGCGATCTCTCTATTATTTGCGATGGTGATTGGGATTATTTTTGCTGCTTTTAAGATTTCCACTAGTAAAATCTTAAATCGCATTGCCGACATTTATATTGGCATTATTCGTGGAACCCCGCTCATTGTTCAGATTATGTTTTTATACTATGGTCTTGCCAACATCGTGAACTTGGACAGCTTTACGGCAGGGGCATTGGCCTTGGGGATTCACACAGGCGCATATATCGCAGAAATTTTCAGAGGGGCTGTCCAATCGATTGATCGCGGCCAGATGGAAGCAGCAAGGTCGCTTGGTATGAACTATTCCCTCGCGATGAGAAGGATTATTTTCCCACAGGCTTTCAAAAGATCAATTCCGGCCCTTGCCAATCAGTTCATCATCGGGTTAAAGGATTCTTCGCTTGTCGCCTATATTGCGGTGACCGATTTGTATAATACGGCTCTTAGTGTACAAGGGGAAAACTATATGCCTTTCGAAACGTATTTTGTCGTTGGAATCTATTACTTAATCATCGTCTTCATTTTCACATGGGTGGCGAACCTGATTGAAAAGAAACTCGACGTGAGTAAGCCGAAGGAGGTCCGTGGCGCATGA
- a CDS encoding amino acid ABC transporter ATP-binding protein, with translation MIQVRNLSKSFGKLDVLKKIDLEIKEQEVVVLIGASGSGKSTLLRCLNFLEVAEQGEIMIDAETIDLAKTNLNKVREKVGMVFQHFNLFPHKTVLENIIEAPVYVKKVTKEEAGAQALTLLKKVGLADKANYYPEQLSGGQKQRVAIARALAMEPKVMLFDEPTSALDPELVGEVLQVMKDLAREGMTMVIVTHEMGFAREVADRVIMLADGNIIEEGHPNEIFVNPKHERTQRFLNQIL, from the coding sequence ATGATTCAAGTTCGTAATCTATCAAAATCCTTTGGTAAGCTGGACGTGTTAAAGAAGATAGACCTGGAGATTAAGGAACAAGAAGTCGTCGTTCTAATTGGTGCCAGCGGCTCTGGAAAAAGTACATTGCTTCGCTGCTTGAACTTTCTAGAGGTAGCAGAGCAAGGAGAAATTATGATTGACGCTGAGACAATCGATCTTGCGAAAACCAACTTAAATAAAGTCCGAGAAAAGGTAGGAATGGTGTTTCAGCACTTCAATCTTTTCCCGCATAAAACGGTGTTAGAAAACATTATCGAAGCACCTGTATATGTGAAAAAAGTGACGAAGGAAGAGGCCGGTGCCCAAGCGTTGACCCTATTGAAAAAGGTAGGCCTAGCCGATAAGGCGAACTACTATCCGGAGCAGCTGTCAGGCGGACAAAAGCAGCGGGTGGCGATTGCGAGAGCCTTAGCAATGGAACCGAAAGTCATGCTGTTTGACGAGCCAACGTCGGCTCTTGATCCTGAACTAGTGGGAGAAGTACTACAGGTTATGAAAGACCTTGCTCGGGAAGGGATGACCATGGTAATCGTAACCCATGAAATGGGCTTCGCCCGAGAAGTGGCCGACCGCGTGATCATGTTGGCAGACGGCAATATAATAGAAGAAGGACATCCAAACGAAATCTTCGTGAACCCCAAACATGAGCGGACACAGAGGTTTTTGAATCAAATCCTATAG
- a CDS encoding YukJ family protein, protein MPLRNYTLLKGKIVNTAIGKSGKPHFEIHVSDDQETNYRIAVNIESGMSPSEVLYYVSENFNSEHLTKLPALKSGFTSITNDNRDIALDYVRGGLFNPKEMVALPPFKTGPNNDLKEKVEFYVNEAMENNAVIYAYGEGWGPEENEPDKYFDFLPGYGVHDIHMNQGNTGKWKNDDGIWQDGGILLHFEAENKWVGIFLAFQSQSWCTDENGHALKPVRECNHKNYRRL, encoded by the coding sequence ATGCCATTAAGAAATTATACTCTTTTAAAAGGAAAAATTGTGAACACTGCTATTGGCAAATCAGGAAAACCTCATTTTGAAATTCATGTTTCAGATGATCAAGAAACGAATTATCGAATCGCTGTTAACATTGAGTCAGGAATGAGTCCGTCGGAAGTTCTTTACTATGTTAGTGAAAATTTCAACTCAGAACACCTGACAAAATTGCCAGCACTAAAATCTGGATTCACATCCATAACGAACGATAACAGGGATATTGCCTTAGACTATGTTAGAGGTGGATTATTCAATCCAAAAGAAATGGTGGCCCTTCCGCCCTTTAAAACCGGTCCTAATAATGATTTAAAAGAAAAAGTAGAGTTCTACGTAAATGAAGCAATGGAAAATAATGCAGTGATCTATGCGTATGGTGAGGGTTGGGGACCAGAAGAAAATGAGCCGGATAAATATTTCGATTTTTTACCTGGTTATGGTGTACACGATATCCATATGAATCAGGGGAATACTGGTAAATGGAAAAATGATGACGGCATCTGGCAAGACGGTGGCATACTCCTACACTTTGAAGCGGAGAATAAATGGGTGGGAATATTCTTAGCTTTCCAATCTCAATCGTGGTGTACGGATGAAAATGGACATGCCCTTAAACCAGTAAGAGAGTGTAATCATAAAAATTATAGAAGGTTATAA
- a CDS encoding GNAT family N-acetyltransferase produces the protein MIINQKDFNVKELTYTIRPAIKSDAKNLSELRVQIDGETENMDREKGEAFIDQAGFEALIETDTNHPRRLFLVAEVDGRLIGYSRCEGRDLKRFTHKVEFGLGVLKDFWGYGVGKNLMKETISWADANGIKKIELCGVLETNENAIELYKRLGFEIEGLLKQDRILSDGEYYNTYIMGRFIE, from the coding sequence ATGATTATCAACCAAAAAGATTTTAATGTGAAAGAGTTAACCTATACGATTCGACCTGCTATTAAAAGTGATGCAAAAAACTTATCCGAATTGAGAGTTCAGATTGACGGAGAAACCGAAAATATGGACAGAGAAAAGGGAGAAGCGTTCATCGATCAAGCTGGTTTTGAAGCATTGATTGAAACGGATACCAATCATCCGAGACGCCTATTTTTGGTGGCAGAAGTGGATGGGAGACTAATAGGGTATTCAAGATGTGAAGGGCGTGACTTGAAAAGATTCACACATAAAGTCGAATTTGGATTAGGTGTATTGAAGGATTTCTGGGGATATGGGGTTGGAAAAAATCTCATGAAGGAAACCATTTCTTGGGCTGACGCCAACGGTATTAAGAAAATCGAGTTATGTGGTGTACTGGAAACGAATGAGAATGCGATTGAACTGTATAAAAGACTGGGCTTTGAAATCGAGGGTCTCTTGAAGCAAGATCGAATCCTATCAGACGGAGAATACTATAACACCTATATTATGGGGAGATTCATAGAGTAG